The DNA segment GCTTTCCTCATAGCGACAGACGGGATATTCATTGCCTACTCAAGGACAGGTCTCATGGATGGGATTCTGTTCTTTTTTATGTTTGCCACGCTGCTGGCGATGGTGCGGAACAAAAGAGAGATGCCCATGTTGGGCGTGGCTACCCTTCTGGGGTTAACCTTGTCGGTGAAGTGGGTAGGGTTGGCGGTAATCGTCCCCTTAGCGTACCTGGCGTACAAGAAGGAGAAATTCAACGAATTCCTTATCTCACTGTGGTTGTCATTTGCGGTCTACTTAGTGGTAGTGGGATTAGGTGAATGGGTAGACAGGGTACCTGACTTGCTACAGGGGATATACGATTGGAACCTTCAAGCTGCCCGGTATCACGCCGCCCTTACGGATACGCATCCCTATGCTTCCCCTTGGTGGAGTTGGCCCATCCTTTCCCGTCCAGTCCTGCTTATTTACGATGCTGCTCCCGATGGGGCTGTCCAGCTTATGACAACGCTGGGCAACCCGTTGGTATGGTGGTCAAGCTCGCTGGCGGTAGTGGGGAGTATTGTGCACTTAGCGTACGAGCGGGTAGTCCGAAAAGTAAAAATTAGCGGACATCCGCTGATGATGCCACTCCTCGGTTGGGCAGCAGCCTTCTTGCCGTGGGCGCTTGTCCACCGTGTGGTCTTTTTGTACCACTATGTACCGGCGTATGGCTTTGCCCTTATTATCCTGGCGTACTGGCTGGCCAAGTTTTTCCGTCGCGACCCATGGACGGTGCTGGCACTGTGCGGCCTCTACCTTATTGCATCAATGTACTTCATGCCGTTTGCGGTGGGGTGGTGGCAACTTTCTGCTGAGGCCCTTAAGCAGCACGTCTGGATACATCACTGGATCTACTAAATGCTCACCTGGTTCCTGGATTCCTTTTTCCCCCGCCTCTGCGTGGGATGCGGGAAGGAGGGATCATGGGTTTGTCACAGTTGTAGGGATTGGGACAGGGAAGGGTGGCCACGAGAAGCTTCTCCCGGTGTAACAGCCTTTGCACCCTTTAGGGAAAAGGTGGTGCGCGAAGGCATTCATGGCTTGAAGTACCACGGCCTCCATGAGGTGGCAGAAGATTTGGTTTCGATGGCTTGGCCCGCAGGTTTCTCCTGGGGTGAAGAGGCTGTGTTGGTGCCCGTTCCAACATCCTTAGGCAATAAGAAAAAGCGCGGGTATAACCAGGCAGAACTTATTGCCCGTGCTATTGCGCGCCGATTAAGCTGGTCCGTAGATACTTCCCTGTTGGTGAAGACGGCTAAGGGGACGCTGGTGGGGAAGGATAGGAATGAGCGGCTTAGGGGCGCTGGGTATGTCCTAAGGAAAGGTGCAGTGGTACCAGAAAGGCGCCTCATTTTGGTTGATGACTTATGTACAACTGGGAGTACTTTGGCGGCGTGTCGCGAAGCGTTGGGAAGGGAAGCGGAGGCGGTTACAGTTGCTTTTGAGAAC comes from the Verrucomicrobiia bacterium genome and includes:
- a CDS encoding phospholipid carrier-dependent glycosyltransferase, with protein sequence MKRHFSPPFDRPVVRWLTLLLGLGLLVGIFARVFWLSYPGVRVFDEVYFPVFAQQYLNHVDVFDVHPPLGKFIIAGGILLFGDTGVGWRIMPLLFGLLSIWLVSALWYALTKDRLASALIAFLIATDGIFIAYSRTGLMDGILFFFMFATLLAMVRNKREMPMLGVATLLGLTLSVKWVGLAVIVPLAYLAYKKEKFNEFLISLWLSFAVYLVVVGLGEWVDRVPDLLQGIYDWNLQAARYHAALTDTHPYASPWWSWPILSRPVLLIYDAAPDGAVQLMTTLGNPLVWWSSSLAVVGSIVHLAYERVVRKVKISGHPLMMPLLGWAAAFLPWALVHRVVFLYHYVPAYGFALIILAYWLAKFFRRDPWTVLALCGLYLIASMYFMPFAVGWWQLSAEALKQHVWIHHWIY